TGCAGGAGAATCGTTGATTCCGTCGCCTACCATCGCTACCCGGTGGCCTTCGGCCTGTAACTTTTTCACATAGTCCAGCTTATCCTGCGGCATCACTCCGGCCCTGTAATTTTCAATACCTGTTTTGTCTGCTACATTACGGGCTACCTCGCTGTTATCTCCGGTCATCATATGGACTTGGATCCCGTCTTCCCGCAATGCTTTAATGGCTTTCACAGAAGTTGGCTTGATCTCATCCTCTATCCTGAAAAGCAACTCCAAACGCCCATTGCGGGCAACAAACACCTGCGAAGCCACTCCTTTCTGTTGCTCTTCCATCCCTTCAACAAGTTCCCGGGGGATGGTAACATTCTTTTGCTGCATCAGACCCTGATTGCCGATCAGCAATTCATCATCTTCGTAGGAGGCCCTGATTCCCTGACCTGTCTGGTAATCAAACGCTTCCAGGTCGTATCCATTTTGGGCCCGTCCATGCAGATAATCCGTAATGGCTTCGGCCAGGGGATGTTCTGATCTGGATTCAACGGTATAAACCAGATCAAGTAGTTTTTTATCCTGTTGCCCGTTAATCCATCTCATATCGGATACAACAGGCTGGCCTGTGGTAATGGTTCCGGTTTTGTCCACCACGATGGAATCAATCCGGTTCACTTTTTCAAGTATTGTGGCATCCCTGATCAGTATGCCATTCTCAGCCCCTTTGCCTATCCCTACCATTAGTGCTGTAGGAGTTGCCAGGCCTAATGCACAGGGGCAGGCAATGATAAGGACGGTAACGAGCGTAACGAAAGCATATGTCAACTGAGGTGAGGGACCGGCAAGATACCATATTACGGCACTTGCGATGGCAATTGCAATAACCACGGGAACAAAGATGGCAGCGATTTTATCGGCCAGTTTCTGAACCGGTGCTTTGCTCCCTTGTGCTTCTCTCACCATTTGTATGATTTGGGATAGCACAGTATCAGAACCCACTTTTTCAGCTTTAATTTGAAAGCTGCCGGTTTTGTTCAAAGTAGCGCCAATAACCTGGTCCCCTTTCCCTTTTTCTACAGGCAGTGGCTCACCGGTTATCATACTTTCATCCACAGAAGAATAACCCTGGATGATCCGGCCGTCAACAGGGATTTTTTCTCCCGGACGGATCTGTACGATATCATCCACTGCTACCTGATCTACCGGAACCTCAATTTCCTCACCGTTGCGAAGCACTTTAGCCGTTTTCACCTGAAGGCCCATAAGCCGCTTGATGGAATCTGAAGTACGGCTTTTAGCCCGGGCTTCAAAATACCGGCCAAGCAGAATAAGGGATATAATCACTGCCGCGGCTTCGTAATATACATGTGGTGTAATGCCGCGCGATAATAAATATTCCGGGAATACGGTATTGAAAAGGCTGAAAAGAAATGCTGCACCTGTGCCAAGCGCTACAAGGGTATCCATGTTGGTTGTACCATGCCGGGCCTGCTTCCAGGCAATCTGAAAAAATTCCCGTCCGAACCAGGTGATCACCGGGAAGGTCAATGCCAGCAATATCCAGTTTCTGAAAGGCAGTTCCGGGAGAAACATGGAAATGATAAATATAGGCAGGGAAAAGGCAATGGCAAGAAAGGCCTTTTTACCCGCCTTGTTTAATTTCTCTTTCTCTTTAGCTGCTTCCTTGTCCAGATCGGTTTTTTGTTCAATAACCAGGTCATATCCTATCTTTTGCACTGCCTCTTTCATTTGGGAAGGATCAAGACTTTCCGTGTCATATTCTACGAATACGGATTCATCTGCAAAATTCACCCTCGCCTGAGTGACTCCTTCCATACTGCCCAGCATGCTTTCTACACTACTGGCACAGGAAGCACAATGCATCCCTTCTACTTTAAAATTGCGTTTGGTCATATATTGTTTCCTCCTTTCAATCCATTCATTTTTTCAACTAACCGGTTCTGCCGTATAACCGGCTTCTGAAATGGCAGCCTCAATGGCTTTTTGTATCTCCTCTTTTGAGGCGGTCCTTGTGACCACTTTCACTATTTTGTCTTTACTATCCAGGTCAACATCCCATGATTCAATGCCTTCAAGGGCATCCATGTAAGGTTTGATTGCATACATGCAACCTGCACATTTTAAATTGGTTTTAAATTTAAGGGTTTGCATATTGTTTTTTATTTTTAATTCCACAATTAGAATGATTTTTTATATTAAATAAACCCAACAGGCCAGTGAAAGTTTTTCAAAATTATGAGCAGAAGTTGTAAAGTTTTATCCTGCATCATTCAAAAACGAATCCCGCTGGTTAGCGGGAACGTTTTTGAATGTGGGATGGTTTGCGCGGTGGATGCAGGCTCGCCTTCGCGAAGCTTCTGCGGAGCAAGGCAACCCCGCATTAGAAAAACCGGCTTTTTGCGAAATTTATTGAAGCAAAAAGCCAGGTTTTTCAATAGCGTCAGAAACCCGCATCCACTAAGTTTTGCCACAAGAAAATAATTAACATGCGGGTTCAATGGGGATTGATCTGAATTACTCAAGTTGTGCAGTTATATTATATTGTATTACAGAATTTTAATAAACTTGAACAAGAATTAATTATTCTAGAATAATTCGGGTTATATCAGATTTTTTTCTGCTCCTATTTTTGTATCTTTGCTTACAAAATTTCCGTGTACGTACACGGGGAAGCAA
The Bacteroidales bacterium DNA segment above includes these coding regions:
- a CDS encoding copper-translocating P-type ATPase → MTKRNFKVEGMHCASCASSVESMLGSMEGVTQARVNFADESVFVEYDTESLDPSQMKEAVQKIGYDLVIEQKTDLDKEAAKEKEKLNKAGKKAFLAIAFSLPIFIISMFLPELPFRNWILLALTFPVITWFGREFFQIAWKQARHGTTNMDTLVALGTGAAFLFSLFNTVFPEYLLSRGITPHVYYEAAAVIISLILLGRYFEARAKSRTSDSIKRLMGLQVKTAKVLRNGEEIEVPVDQVAVDDIVQIRPGEKIPVDGRIIQGYSSVDESMITGEPLPVEKGKGDQVIGATLNKTGSFQIKAEKVGSDTVLSQIIQMVREAQGSKAPVQKLADKIAAIFVPVVIAIAIASAVIWYLAGPSPQLTYAFVTLVTVLIIACPCALGLATPTALMVGIGKGAENGILIRDATILEKVNRIDSIVVDKTGTITTGQPVVSDMRWINGQQDKKLLDLVYTVESRSEHPLAEAITDYLHGRAQNGYDLEAFDYQTGQGIRASYEDDELLIGNQGLMQQKNVTIPRELVEGMEEQQKGVASQVFVARNGRLELLFRIEDEIKPTSVKAIKALREDGIQVHMMTGDNSEVARNVADKTGIENYRAGVMPQDKLDYVKKLQAEGHRVAMVGDGINDSPALAQADIGIAMGKGTDVAIESAQITLVKGDLEKIRSAIELSKSTLKTIKQNLFWAFFYNVIAIPIAAGVLYPVNGFLLNPMVAGAAMSFSSVSVVMNSLRLKSKTLK